AAATTTTTTCCCCTGAGGCGAGAGCAAAATAATTCGGCGGCTTCCTGCAGGCTCCGGCAAATTCCGGACAGCCTTGAACAGAGGCTCCGGCTTTAAAACCATTCCCGAACCCCCGCCATACGGGATATCATCCACATTTTTATGTTTGCTCTCGGCATAATCGCGGAAATTGACAAGCGCTATCTCAAGCAGGCCCGCTTCCTGAGCCCTTTTCAGAATGCTTTCTTTTAATGGCGCAAACATTTCCGGAAAAATCGTCAGTACCGTAAACTTCATATGCAGCCTCTCTTTATGCTAAGACTCATCATCGAGTAGCCCCGGAGGCAAAATGACATCCATTCTTTTCGCCTGGACATCCACCTTTTTGACAACGGTTCTTAAGGCCGGAACACAGAATTCAGTTTTTTCGCCGCGGACAATATAGATATCGTTCGAACCAGTTTCCTGAACTCTTATCAAAGTTCCCAGCAGAATATCATTCTCGTAAACCTGCATTCCCTCAAGCTCAAAGTAATACCAGCGGTCTTGCAGCGGAGGAATCTCCGATCGATCTAGCCTGACCTCAAATCCACGGATCTTTTCAGCATCCTCCCTGGTAGCAATGCCTTCCAAAGTCAGGAACACGATACCTTTCGGATCGATCCTTACCCCCTGGACATGAAAAATTTTTTCAGTCTCTCCATCAGATAGATAAATTTCTTTCAGATCCCTGAACCGCTCTGTATTATCCGTAATCGGATATACCTTGATCTCTCCTTTGATACCCTGCGGTTTCAGGACCTCTCCAATTAATACACTTTCCAAGGCGTTACGCCCTTTCCTTTAAAGAATTTCCGAAATCCATCCATCCCATTTAAAGAAAACTTGGCCATCGTCAGCCTTAGCTGTCCTTAGATGGTTCAAAAAGCACTTAGCGTTTTTCTGAACCAGTAAAGTCAAAAAGGGCCTGAGCCCTTTCCAACCTTACTGGTCAATATCAACAATAACCCTGCGTCCGTCTTTCACGGCCGCAGCCTTGACAATTGTCCGGATAGCGTTAGCGATCTTGCCCTGTTTACCGATCACTTTACCCATATCTTCCTGAGCAACTGTCAACTGAAGGTGCACAGTTCTCTCTGTAGCATTCTGAACCACAATAACTTCTTCAGGATGATCCACCAATGCCTTAGCTAGTACCTCTACGACTTCTTTCACAGGAGTCACCTCCATGCTTACTTGGATTTATGAAATTTCTCCATAATTCCGGTCTGACTGAGCAGAGATTTTGCGGTATCCGAAGGTTGAGCTCCCTGAGTCAACCATTCCAGCGCTTTGATCTCATCTATCTTGATTTCATGAGGATTTTTGGTAGGATCATAATACCCAATTTCCTCAATTGCTCTGCCATCACGGCGGGATGCTGAGTCGCATACTACAAGACGGTAGAAAGGATTTTTCTTTGCACCCATGCGGCGCAAACGAATCGTTGTTGCCATAATTTCACCTCCTCCAACAAACTCTAAGAATATATTCAACAACATAAATGTTATTTGGGAATCGCCAATAATTCTAAGGTATATTCCAATTATTTGAAATTGACACTATATCTGGAAAGGAAATTTGGGGAAAGACTTCTTGCCTTGTTTTTTCCCTTTTTTCCCTTTCTTCGCACCGCCTTTGGCGGCTCCTCCCATCCCTGGGAGCCCGGAAAGCTGTTTCATCATTTTCTTGGTTTGTTCATATTGCTTAAGAAGCCTTCCAACATCGACAACCGTTGTTCCGCTCCCTTTCGCTATCCTTTTTTTACGGGAGTCCTTGATTAGGATCGGTTTTCTTCTTTCATCCGCTGTCATCGAGCAGATGATGGCTTCCGCCTTGTAGAACTCTTTCTCATCGATCTGGACGCCTTTCATCTGCTTGCCGATTCCAGGCAGCATTTCCAGCACAGACGACAAAGGACCCATCGAGCGCAACTGTTTGATCTGGTCAAGATAGTCATCCAGCGTAAGCTCTTGTTTGCGGATTTTCTCTTCCAGTTCCCTGGCTTTTTTCTCGTCGACATTCTGCTGGGCTCTCTCGATCAGGGTCAGCACATCGCCCATACCTAAAATCCTGGACGCGATCCGGTCAGGGTGAAAAACTTCCAAAGCATCTATTTTTTCGCCGGTTCCGGCAAATTTGATTGGGCAGCCGGTCACTGCTTTGACGGAAAGCGCTGCACCGCCGCGGGTATCCCCGTCAAGCTTGGAAAGAATAACGCCGTCAAGTCCGAGCTGTTGGTGAAAAGCATCGGCAGCATTTACTGCATCCTGACCTGTCATGGCATCGACGACCAACAATATTTCATGCGGTTTGACATTTCCTTTGATCCTGGACAGTTCATCCATGAGTTCTTCATTAATATGCAGCCGTCCGGCAGTATCAATGATGACGACATCATTGCCATTTTTTCTCGAAAATACCAGACTCTCGGAAGCGATCTTCACGGGATTTTCCTGACCGAGAGAAAAAACCGGAACCTTGATCTGTTCCCCTAAAACTTCCAGCTGTTTAATTGCAGCAGGACGATAGATGTCACAGGCGACCAGCAGCGGGTGTTTCCCCTGCTTTTTCAGCATATTGGCGAGCTTGGCACCATGGGTGGTTTTTCCGGCTCCCTGCAGTCCCACCAGCATAATAATTGTCGGTGGTTTGGAGGAAATCGATATTTTGCTTTCACTCCCACCCATCAGACGGATAATCTCTTCGTGGACAATTTTTATCACATGCTGCCCGGGAGTAAGGGATTCTAGTACTTCCTGACCTACAGACCTCTCCTTGATCCGGGCAATCAGTTCTTTGACAACCTTGAAATTGACGTCTGCTTCAAGCAGCGCAATTCTAACTTCACGCAGGGCCTCTGTAACATCGGCTTCGGTTAATTTACCTTTTCCTCTAAGTCTTTTGAAAGTAGCCTGGAGTTTTTCGCTTAGACCCTCAAACATTGCCATCCCGGCGTCCCTTCTTTCCCCATCGTATTTTTATTCGCTATTCGAGCGTATCTGCGATAATCTCTTTGATCCGCATATTTATATCCAACTGACGTTTCCAGGCAGATCCGCTGGAGAAATCTTCTTTTTTTACTTCTTCCAGCAGGGATTCTATGCGGTGGAATTTATCTCTTTCCTGGATAAATCGGAAAATGAGTCCAAGCTTGTGCTCATATCCCTCCAGAATCTTTTCAGTTCTTTTGAGTAAATCATAAACCGCCTGGCGGCTGATGCCTTCTTCGGCAGCAATCTCAGACAGTGAGTAATCCTGCTGATAGTACAAATCCCATATTTTTCCTTGCTTTTCTGTCAGCAAGGGGCCATAAAAATCAAATAACAAGGCTTTTTCAGCAATTTCTTTCATTTTGATATTCCGGCCTCACCGTAAAGTATTTTTGCTTTACATCTTTTGTATT
The window above is part of the Dehalobacter sp. genome. Proteins encoded here:
- the rimM gene encoding ribosome maturation factor RimM (Essential for efficient processing of 16S rRNA) produces the protein MESVLIGEVLKPQGIKGEIKVYPITDNTERFRDLKEIYLSDGETEKIFHVQGVRIDPKGIVFLTLEGIATREDAEKIRGFEVRLDRSEIPPLQDRWYYFELEGMQVYENDILLGTLIRVQETGSNDIYIVRGEKTEFCVPALRTVVKKVDVQAKRMDVILPPGLLDDES
- a CDS encoding KH domain-containing protein, encoding MKEVVEVLAKALVDHPEEVIVVQNATERTVHLQLTVAQEDMGKVIGKQGKIANAIRTIVKAAAVKDGRRVIVDIDQ
- the rpsP gene encoding 30S ribosomal protein S16: MATTIRLRRMGAKKNPFYRLVVCDSASRRDGRAIEEIGYYDPTKNPHEIKIDEIKALEWLTQGAQPSDTAKSLLSQTGIMEKFHKSK
- the ffh gene encoding signal recognition particle protein, with amino-acid sequence MFEGLSEKLQATFKRLRGKGKLTEADVTEALREVRIALLEADVNFKVVKELIARIKERSVGQEVLESLTPGQHVIKIVHEEIIRLMGGSESKISISSKPPTIIMLVGLQGAGKTTHGAKLANMLKKQGKHPLLVACDIYRPAAIKQLEVLGEQIKVPVFSLGQENPVKIASESLVFSRKNGNDVVIIDTAGRLHINEELMDELSRIKGNVKPHEILLVVDAMTGQDAVNAADAFHQQLGLDGVILSKLDGDTRGGAALSVKAVTGCPIKFAGTGEKIDALEVFHPDRIASRILGMGDVLTLIERAQQNVDEKKARELEEKIRKQELTLDDYLDQIKQLRSMGPLSSVLEMLPGIGKQMKGVQIDEKEFYKAEAIICSMTADERRKPILIKDSRKKRIAKGSGTTVVDVGRLLKQYEQTKKMMKQLSGLPGMGGAAKGGAKKGKKGKKQGKKSFPKFPFQI
- a CDS encoding YlxM family DNA-binding protein, whose translation is MKEIAEKALLFDFYGPLLTEKQGKIWDLYYQQDYSLSEIAAEEGISRQAVYDLLKRTEKILEGYEHKLGLIFRFIQERDKFHRIESLLEEVKKEDFSSGSAWKRQLDINMRIKEIIADTLE